The proteins below are encoded in one region of Colias croceus chromosome 17, ilColCroc2.1:
- the LOC123699170 gene encoding uncharacterized protein LOC123699170: MPRLSDNYYQRKCYFERNQVPTQTVMKNKMTPALANVYFKSMTPKLKVLAGLEPPMKGGGNDWYVPPHEILAGRTVMKPVKNEHLSKLGFNGIDFFGERLVKDHRREMEEEKRRILEANDDSWKQRIELTCCRLWDDSSREAAKQNTSKIQQAFHEFTDIYKTSINKIETMLFDAAMKEIERNKENTHLKMKSRYKKFLKQQATTLYNQYENILEKEKQRQKNEFIQNIDRGRTAIANQLHDIKLDKHMAVEKVRLFLECQNLACQTYVALKEREECKKEMDATEHEHRKKMNKLSEEITIKEIEIKFARERERKRQEFIKIWKKKVCHFVKRFQDFVGYCLNLLPEHADFFLNMETLMLLQLSEALENPSVESIFVSEKESYKGPTPKPHPFYVFCDKGFKPKLDDKLCPKHCTSSASQLPVVVVNDRFIYAACDNLEVFPETVKDFIEGKRGNEKDFTDDHDYTFDIPVKCTSSQQLLELKLESSIMQILQKELPNVNNVPIDCCYCKIPYCFCSPLHASQIKIDRPVQQSRVEIPKKIPSGEKIVSRETELEHLREPKWDSYMKFIEPHKCKCGKRAKKHLEEHLPAYMRQMSKYEAPELPTYETCSLETLKMLVKEARGKKTPPPTPEKAPSKTRTIGTQYTDEEYENLCTCFSDEELDKILQRLATEAKYFNQYAPPKMKVVDGSVSPSFIDKPTTAFATERAVSLRRLINDSPELEEIFRKEDCKF, from the coding sequence atgcCAAGGCTTAGTGACAATTACTACCAAAGAAAATGTTACTTTGAACGGAACCAAGTACCGACCCAAACCGTGATGAAGAATAAAATGACTCCAGCACTTGCTAATGTGTATTTCAAATCAATGACTCCCAAATTAAAAGTACTGGCAGGCCTTGAGCCCCCTATGAAGGGCGGTGGGAATGACTGGTATGTCCCACCCCACGAAATATTAGCTGGAAGGACGGTTATGAAACCGGTTAAGAACGAACACCTTTCTAAGCTAGGCTTCAATGGTATAGACTTCTTTGGAGAAAGATTAGTAAAAGATCATCGTCGGGAGATGGAAGAAGAAAAACGTAGAATTCTTGAAGCGAACGACGACAGTTGGAAACAAAGAATTGAGCTGACCTGTTGTCGCCTGTGGGACGACTCGTCTAGAGAGGCCGCAAAACAAAATACCTCAAAAATCCAACAAGCTTTTCATGAATTTACCGACATTTATAAAACgtcaattaacaaaattgaGACGATGTTATTTGACGCCGCAATGAAAGAAATCGAacgaaataaagaaaatacccatttgaaaatgaaatcaCGCTATAAAAAATTTCTTAAACAGCAAGCTACTACATTATATAatcaatatgaaaatatattagaaaaagaaaagcaaagacaaaaaaatgaatttattcaaaatattgatCGGGGTCGGACCGCTATCGCAAATCAGCTACACGATATCAAGCTGGACAAGCACATGGCTGTAGAAAAAGTGCGCCTGTTTTTAGAATGTCAAAACTTGGCTTGCCAAACGTATGTAGCCCTAAAGGAAAGAGAAGAATGCAAAAAAGAAATGGATGCTACCGAACATGAACACAGAAAAAAGATGAACAAATTGTCGGaggaaataacaataaaagagattgaaataaaatttgcaaGAGAAAGAGAAAGGAAAAGACAAGAGTTCATTAAAATTTGGAAGAAAAAGGTATGTCATTTTGTGAAAAGATTCCAAGATTTCGTCGGTTATTGTTTAAATCTTTTGCCAGAGCATGcagatttctttttaaatatggaAACTTTAATGCTGTTACAACTAAGTGAAGCCTTGGAAAATCCTTCTGTAGAAAGTATTTTCGTTTCCGAAAAAGAATCATACAAAGGCCCTACCCCGAAACCTCATccgttttatgtattttgcgACAAAGGATTCAAACCGAAATTGGATGATAAGCTGTGCCCCAAACACTGTACGTCAAGTGCTTCACAACTACCAGTGGTAGTCGTTAATGATAGATTTATATACGCAGCTTGTGATAATTTAGAAGTTTTTCCCGAAACAGTCAAAGATTTCATAGAAGGTAAAAGAGGTAATGAGAAGGACTTCACGGATGATCATGACTATACCTTTGATATTCCAGTGAAGTGCACGTCGTCACAACAGCTCTTGGAGTTAAAATTAGAAAGTTCAATCATGCAAATCCTTCAAAAAGAGTTACCAAATGTGAATAATGTACCAATCGATTGTTGTTATTGTAAAATTCCATATTGTTTCTGCAGCCCATTACATGCTTcccaaataaaaatagatagaCCTGTTCAACAATCTAGGGTCGAGATCCCTAAAAAAATTCCTTCAGGTGAAAAAATTGTATCTAGGGAAACGGAATTGGAGCATTTACGGGAACCAAAATGGGATAGTTATATGAAGTTTATTGAACCTCATAAGTGTAAGTGTGGGAAAAGAGCAAAGAAGCATCTTGAGGAGCACCTGCCAGCGTACATGCGCCAGATGTCTAAATATGAAGCACCTGAATTACCGACGTATGAAACGTGTTCATTGGAAACGTTAAAGATGCTTGTGAAGGAAGCACGTGGAAAGAAGACTCCACCACCGACACCAGAAAAAGCTCCATCTAAAACAAGGACCATAGGAACGCAATACACTGACGaagaatatgaaaatttatgcACGTGTTTTTCAGACGAAGAATTGGATAAAATCTTACAAAGGTTAGCAACTGAGGCGAAATACTTTAATCAATATGCACCTCCAAAAATGAAAGTTGTAGATGGATCTGTATCGCCgtcatttattgataaacCAACCACGGCATTTGCTACGGAGAGAGCCGTTTCGTTGAGACGCCTCATAAATGACTCTCCGGAGCTTGAGGAAATTTTCCGAAAAgaagattgtaaattttaa
- the LOC123699049 gene encoding uncharacterized protein LOC123699049, with protein sequence MLPSMPILFSRESQDAFGNKIESSKTLLTTNTIANTDKKQETQSLNHEGQKSEPASKELKLNGDNNRKEEPNKSKIDENALETALVRSYFTKVKSRFPSSVSLPTNKFAQFRDLLKSFDPGKETPVDLYRKVDLLFGEEHKDIVEEFLLFLKPGQAAEVGRFMDHFMLTQMTSFIKLLQTTFARKPAVYRKILRAITTSINNGSSQDLKTRVLPHLRTNPKLSQMFKSMFPDERPPDSAYDAGTDVINENFLECDEGYDVWEFEAENKKRKIDVKEALDSVYLQGRVFLQHGRLLRSASVTYPYSKEPYRVHARRLAPNTCLSPPDSDEERSTKRNGKTNCKVPPKRSRKQTKSPTKTVKDVNDNTKKDLKQALSKVKGKVAAKTRCKNEDNIKKNKLDGKEVNVCGKKEDLPKAKPKDAKKTRNWTREEDKTMLEVLKGEGGSDKVLVRICKLLPHRSQSEVKERFCHVMNLLQQMAVNEVT encoded by the exons atgctGCCTTCTATGCCAATATTGTTTTCCAGAGAGAGTCAGGATGCATTTGGGAATAAAATAGAATCTAGTAAAACTTTGTTAACTACAAATACAATCGCTAATACCGATAAAAAACAAGAG ACTCAAAGTTTAAATCATGAAGGTCAGAAAAGTGAACCAGCTTCTAAGGAATTAAAACTCAATGGTGACAATAACAGGAAAGAGGAaccaaataaatcaaaaattgaTGAGAATGCATTAGAGACAG CACTAGTTCGATCATACTTTACAAAAGTTAAGTCGAGATTTCCCTCAAGTGTATCACTGCCAACAAATAAGTTTGCCCAGTTTAGAGATTTGTTGAAATCCTTTGACCCTGGGAAGGAAACACCAGTAGATTTATATAGGAAAGTAGATTTATTATTTGGTGAGGAACACAAGGATATTGTTGAGGagttcttattatttttaaaaccggGGCAAGCTGCCGAGGTTGGGAGGTTTATGGACCATTTTATGCTAACACAGATGactagttttataaaattattacag ACAACATTTGCACGTAAACCAGCAGTTTATCGCAAGATTTTGAGAGCAATTACCACAAGCATTAACAATGGGAGCAGCCAAGACTTGAAGACAAGAGTGTTGCCACATTTGAGGACTAATCCAAAACTGTCACAAATGTTCAAATCCATGTTCCCTGATGAGAGACCACCAGACAg TGCTTACGACGCTGGTACGGACGTTATAAACGAGAACTTTCTAGAATGTGACGAAGGTTACGACGTGTGGGAGTTCGAAGCGGAGAACAAGAAGAGGAAGATTGATGTGAAAGAAGCCCTTGATTCAGTG TATCTACAAGGGCGGGTGTTTCTACAGCACGGTAGGTTGTTAAGATCAGCAAGTGTCACTTATCCATACAGCAAGGAGCCGTATCGAGTGCATGCAAGACGACTGGCGCCCAACACATGTCTCTCGCCACCAGACTCCGACGAAGAAAGATCTACTAAAAGAAACGGCAAAACCAATTGCAAAGTACCCCCAAAAAGATCTAGAAAACAGACGAAATCCCCGACAAAAACAGTCAAAGACGTCAACGATAACACTAAAAAAGATCTGAAACAGGCATTAAGTAAAGTGAAAGGAAAAGTTGCCGCTAAAACGAGGTGCAAAAATGAggacaatattaaaaagaataaaCTGGATGGTAAAGAAGTGAATGTGTGTGGAAAGAAAGAAGATTTGCCAAAGGCAAAGCCAAAAGATGCTAAAAAAACCCGAAATTGGACTCGAGAGGAAGACAAGACTATGTTAGAAGTATTAAAGGGTGAAGGCGGCTCTGATAAGGTGCTCGTGCGCATTTGCAAACTGCTGCCGCATCGCTCACAAAGCGAAGTCAAGGAAAGGTTTTGTCACGTTATGAACTTATTGCAACAAATGGCAGTCAATGAAGTGACGTAG
- the LOC123699050 gene encoding ninjurin-2-like produces MADEKSGKSSESMKKTTSSNEVNIDRMSIVEDSAIVIKGIDANRYATKKTVAQGLLDIALLTSNASQLKYILQVGSKHEFYTLLVTLITISIILQVLSAVGSVILGFIFDINHQPHHRRAEILNNLYLGTKTISTTVNVMISVFYSLDVSANVPTLNTTLNAI; encoded by the exons ATGGCCGACGAAAAATCGGGAAAAAGTTCAGAGAGCATGAAGAAGACGACATCTTCAAACGAAGTGAATATTGACCGAATGTCAATCGTCGAAGATTCCGCTATAGTA ATTAAAGGCATCGATGCGAACCGCTATGCGACGAAGAAGACCGTTGCGCAGGGCTTGCTGGACATAGCTTTGTTGACATCGAACGCATCGCAGCTGAAGTACATCCTACAAGTGGGGTCGAAGCACGAATTCTATACGCTACTCGTCACTTTGATCACCATATCGATTATTTTacag gTCTTATCTGCCGTTGGTTCAGTAATTCTTGGTTTCATTTTCGACATCAATCACCAGCCTCACCACCGTCGAGcggaaatattgaataatctATATCTGGGTACTAAAACTATTAGTACAACAGTAAATGTGATgatttctgtattttattcCCTTGACGTATCGGCAAATGTGCCAACCCTAAATACTACACTGAACGCCATATAG
- the LOC123698935 gene encoding dihydropteridine reductase — MASGRIVVYGGRGALGSACVNHFKNANFWVANIDLSSNDKADVNITVPKEGTWLQQEEHVVNELGAALQGQKVNAVICVAGGWAGGNAAKDLSKQADLMWRQSVWSSTIAATLASKYLAPGGLLALTGAKAALEGTPGMIGYGMAKGAVHQLTKSLGAKDSGLPDNSLAVAILPVTLDTEMNRKWMPKADFGTWTPLSYVAQLFDKWIKGEDRPVSGSLVALVTKDNVTELIVQ; from the coding sequence ATGGCGAGTGGCAGAATTGTAGTTTACGGCGGCCGTGGAGCACTCGGCTCGGCTTGCGTTAATCACTTCAAGAACGCCAACTTCTGGGTCGCCAATATCGATCTCAGTTCAAACGACAAAGCTGACGTGAACATCACCGTTCCTAAAGAGGGTACCTGGCTCCAACAAGAGGAGCACGTTGTGAACGAGTTGGGGGCTGCGTTACAAGGTCAGAAAGTGAATGCTGTGATTTGCGTAGCTGGAGGCTGGGCTGGCGGTAACGCGGCCAAGGACCTGAGCAAGCAAGCTGATTTGATGTGGAGGCAATCTGTATGGAGCTCGACTATCGCGGCGACGCTAGCGTCAAAATATTTGGCACCAGGCGGTTTGCTTGCACTCACAGGAGCTAAGGCAGCATTGGAAGGCACTCCTGGTATGATTGGTTATGGAATGGCTAAAGGAGCAGTTCACCAACTCACAAAATCCCTTGGTGCTAAAGACTCTGGCTTACCAGACAATTCTCTTGCTGTAGCAATATTGCCTGTTACTTTGGACACTGAAATGAACAGGAAATGGATGCCTAAAGCTGATTTTGGTACCTGGACCCCCTTAAGCTATGTTGCGCAGCTGTTTGATAAATGGATCAAGGGTGAAGACAGGCCTGTCAGTGGAAGCTTAGTAGCGCTGGTCACAAAGGACAATGTCACTGAACTTATTGTTCAGTAA